The genome window ATAGAGAACATCGGAACGGCCGGAGTTCATCAAAACCCGCACCAGATAATGAAACCCAATATCACCGGCGGTCTGCTGCCAGTTTCGCTGCCGAAGGTCTTCGATAAGCGTTTCCAGAACCGACGAGCGGGCCTCCTGCGGCGGCAGAGAGAACACCAGAGCCATTGCATGGGCCGTCTGGGGGCTGCCGAAATTCTGATAGACCGCCCTGCCGTCGAAAAATTCGCTGTTGAAGCGACTTCTTATTTTGTCACAAAGGGCGCTGTATCGGCGGACGTCTTCGGTTTTCCCGAGCACCGCGGCGGCATCGGAAAGCGTTTGCGCACAGCCGAAAAAGATTGCCGCCGCCGTCAGCGTTTTCGGCGTAAAGCGGGACGGCCCCAGGGATTGGCCATGCCCGTAATCATACCAATCGCCCAAACCGGAAACGGGAATCAGATTGTCGGAAGTCGCCTCCATCCAGTCGACATAGCGCTTCATCATTTCGTAGTTCTCTTCAAGAATGCGGCGGTCGCTGTACCATTGAAACGTCAGCCAGGGGACAAAAACGCCTGCGGCCCCCCACTCGGGGCTGTACTGATAGGCCCCCTGGAAAACAGGAAAACTGGGCGCCACAGTGAAAATCTGCCCGCTCGAATCCTGTGAATCCCGGATATCCCGAGCAATTTTTCTGAAATATGCCGCCGCATCGTAATTCCAGAAAATCGAAGGCCCCATCAGGTAGGTTTGTTCAAGCCAGCCGAGTTTCTCCCGCTGGGGGCAATCCGTCAGGACATGAGCCATATTGCTCTGCACGGCCCAGTCAATCAGCCGGTCAATGTCATTGAAAAGGGTCATCGAACAAGCAAATGTGCCGACCCGCTCGGAAGCATTTCGCACCTGCACAGCCGACAAGTCCTTTATTACAGGCAGACCGTTCGGATTTGGAGTTCCTTCCGGAACAGCACCGGAGATTTCCAAATACTGAAACCCCGTATAACAAAAGACATCCGTCCAGATTTCTTCCCCATCCCCCCGCAGAGTATATTCCCAATAATTCGGCTTGCCGAGCCCTGCCTGATTGACACGGCCTCGGCCGTCATTGGTATTGCCGGTCTGGCCGTGCCGCTGTTCGGCAGGCGTCATTCGCACTGTCGAGCCCGCAGGCCCAGCAACCGTAATCTGCGGCACAAAGGAGGCGTTTTGTCCGAAATCATATACGAAAAAGCCCGGCTCCGGC of Anaerohalosphaeraceae bacterium contains these proteins:
- a CDS encoding family 78 glycoside hydrolase catalytic domain; translated protein: PEPGFFVYDFGQNASFVPQITVAGPAGSTVRMTPAEQRHGQTGNTNDGRGRVNQAGLGKPNYWEYTLRGDGEEIWTDVFCYTGFQYLEISGAVPEGTPNPNGLPVIKDLSAVQVRNASERVGTFACSMTLFNDIDRLIDWAVQSNMAHVLTDCPQREKLGWLEQTYLMGPSIFWNYDAAAYFRKIARDIRDSQDSSGQIFTVAPSFPVFQGAYQYSPEWGAAGVFVPWLTFQWYSDRRILEENYEMMKRYVDWMEATSDNLIPVSGLGDWYDYGHGQSLGPSRFTPKTLTAAAIFFGCAQTLSDAAAVLGKTEDVRRYSALCDKIRSRFNSEFFDGRAVYQNFGSPQTAHAMALVFSLPPQEARSSVLETLIEDLRQRNWQQTAGDIGFHYLVRVLMNSGRSDVLYRIASRTDRGSYGWILQQGWTSLPEAWDATTTSSMNHLMLGHIQQWFGQGLVGIRPHPEETGFRKFLVWPEPVEDLRWCKGTYRSLYGPIEVSWSCKEKEFVLTLTVPCNTTAEAALPADSPRHVRVNGKPLGAFREAVFLRMQDGRAVILVPSGRYQFQSKLP